A DNA window from Bacillus carboniphilus contains the following coding sequences:
- a CDS encoding NADH dehydrogenase subunit 5 encodes MIPSSGLSSSVLPLFLVTLIASGLSGILYLHPRIPLGFVRVHIKIVAIPPLISLVVFAIIEHNGITGLFYLDSLAWLMAFFVLTIGLIIQRFSVRYLMGDRSYRKYFALFTFTTGAASVTWLSGDFRLMLLFWGLTLIGLILLIRLNKVWKIANEAAKGSGRLFMLSWVSLLLATTWLYQVTGHWQFSLSLTDEGLYQIGLWERTGINLLIVLAVIIPAAQWPFQRWLIESVVAPTPVSAIMHAGLVNAGGIMLARFSPLFNGDIASIILLMFATISVLIGSGISLVQVDYKRQLVGSTIGQMGFMLIQCALGAYIAAIIHLILHGLFKATLFLQAGSVVSSFSQPSLVREKPSNVWIMVGRVLGLVLGTAFWFMEPGDGYQLISAIILGWSLSISWTQLVALGKGRIVRIAGISILGGATVFYFFIHNLFYEWLHTSVYTSVQPPMPVVIIVLSLLLFGSSLGTWAVRNRSSGSFAVLYLWLLRLGEAKPRSVESHPNYLKQYLP; translated from the coding sequence ATGATACCCTCATCGGGTTTGTCATCATCAGTATTACCGTTATTTTTGGTTACGCTTATTGCTTCTGGGTTAAGTGGCATTTTGTATTTACATCCAAGGATACCACTAGGTTTTGTTCGAGTTCATATTAAGATCGTGGCAATACCACCTTTGATTTCCTTAGTGGTTTTTGCGATTATAGAACACAATGGAATAACTGGTCTGTTTTACCTGGATTCATTAGCTTGGTTAATGGCTTTCTTTGTTCTTACAATTGGCTTAATTATTCAGCGTTTTTCGGTCCGTTACTTAATGGGCGACCGTTCCTATCGAAAATACTTTGCGCTCTTTACTTTCACTACTGGTGCAGCTTCAGTTACTTGGTTAAGTGGTGACTTTCGCTTAATGCTTTTATTTTGGGGATTGACTCTCATTGGATTAATTTTGCTGATCAGGCTAAATAAGGTTTGGAAAATAGCTAATGAAGCAGCCAAGGGTTCCGGCCGGTTATTTATGCTGAGTTGGGTTTCTTTGTTACTAGCAACAACTTGGCTTTATCAAGTCACAGGTCATTGGCAGTTCTCATTATCATTAACTGATGAAGGCTTGTATCAAATCGGATTATGGGAAAGGACAGGCATTAACTTATTGATTGTATTGGCTGTGATTATTCCTGCGGCACAGTGGCCATTCCAAAGATGGTTGATAGAGTCTGTAGTTGCTCCGACACCGGTTTCAGCAATTATGCATGCAGGTTTAGTGAACGCAGGTGGGATTATGTTAGCTCGATTTTCACCTCTTTTCAATGGTGATATAGCCTCGATTATTTTACTCATGTTTGCGACCATTTCTGTATTGATTGGGTCTGGTATTAGTTTGGTACAGGTTGACTATAAACGCCAGTTAGTAGGATCTACGATTGGACAAATGGGTTTCATGCTCATTCAGTGTGCACTAGGTGCGTATATTGCAGCTATTATACATCTTATTTTACATGGGTTATTTAAAGCCACGTTATTCTTACAAGCTGGTTCTGTTGTGTCCAGTTTTTCACAACCTTCTCTCGTTCGTGAAAAACCGTCCAATGTGTGGATAATGGTAGGTCGGGTTTTAGGTCTGGTATTAGGGACTGCTTTTTGGTTTATGGAACCCGGAGATGGGTATCAATTGATTAGTGCGATAATATTAGGATGGTCTTTGTCCATTTCTTGGACACAGCTCGTAGCATTAGGGAAGGGAAGAATTGTTCGAATTGCTGGCATATCAATTTTAGGAGGAGCTACCGTTTTTTATTTTTTCATTCACAATCTCTTTTATGAATGGTTGCATACGAGCGTTTATACAAGTGTTCAACCTCCAATGCCAGTTGTCATCATTGTCTTAAGTCTCTTATTATTTGGTAGTTCTTTAGGTACTTGGGCTGTTCGTAATCGTTCATCTGGTTCCTTCGCAGTACTCTACCTATGGTTATTACGATTAGGTGAAGCCAAACCAAGATCAGTAGAGAGTCATCCAAACTACCTTAAACAATATTTACCCTAG
- a CDS encoding DUF2309 domain-containing protein gives MGATSVLMKENVRKKNTGIEFQENDINVLIEIASRVIAPLWPISTFAARHPWMGLERQSFDQVAAWLKETHDVDIYPSVSMILSAKEKGEIDEAFVKLGLQQWLDSHSFTISRCVLERFCHRALKLEPLPNSLLSSQQLEELVDEYCERNASSSEHRPTQPVSFRIRNQHGERLVNILDYHVIKWCKLYLDESQAGWSMPNRKEGFYSAWRRLVQYDPALSKKQRDRLKGLPNEANKALQEVLFALKVPISEVQTYLEGHLLSLPGWAGMMLWRSKQSSHEQALLTEYLAVRISMEWALVQPYLPLTNQQSENKIATASLIASWLHWVGLTTEEWSQLSSVKQNEYVMFARSFDEKLCKKIWLEAWEQTQLDRLRRQISSNKCKTKDKKTSLAQFAFCIDVRSEPFRRQLEKEGSFETIGIAGFFGLPIATSRLGSDLSHPSLPVILKPQNTVKEETGQKELQSYLERKQAVHSISNTFKTMKQNVLSSLLLPELSGPWLSLQMVLRSFMPRRTGHLIRNLRESWLRKPNTTLSLHHVHNQEESLPIGFSEEEKVNYARNSLRMMGLLKDFSPLVVFCGHGSQSTNNPYASSLDCGACGGASGGFNARVLATLCNLPEVRQALSSEGITIPENTVFVAAEHNTTVDELHWIYVPDLSDDAQKAFNRIEAILPRVSQNANKKRLAQLAHLQKKLKNPNAVAHEFAEDWSEVRPEWGLARNAAFIIGQRELTQNCDLEGRVFLHNYDWKQDESGDLLASIIAGPGTVTQWINLQYYASTVAPHYYGSGNKVTQTVTAGLGVMQGNASDLLAGLPWQSVMLSDYEAFHSPLRLLIVIQAPKDYVEQLLKNDSIFREKVQNGWVRLASIDSEGRWETW, from the coding sequence ATGGGAGCAACTTCCGTATTAATGAAAGAAAATGTACGAAAGAAGAATACTGGTATTGAGTTTCAAGAAAACGATATTAACGTTTTGATTGAAATTGCTAGTCGAGTGATTGCCCCACTCTGGCCAATTTCTACATTTGCAGCACGTCATCCCTGGATGGGATTAGAAAGGCAATCCTTTGACCAGGTCGCAGCTTGGCTAAAAGAAACCCATGATGTTGATATATACCCTAGTGTATCTATGATTCTTTCTGCCAAAGAAAAAGGGGAGATTGATGAAGCTTTTGTGAAATTGGGGCTACAGCAATGGCTTGATTCCCATTCCTTTACTATTTCACGTTGCGTTTTGGAAAGATTTTGTCACAGGGCACTAAAATTAGAACCATTACCTAATAGTCTTTTATCATCCCAACAACTAGAGGAATTGGTAGATGAATATTGTGAACGGAATGCGTCTAGTAGTGAGCACCGCCCTACTCAACCAGTAAGTTTCCGTATTAGGAATCAACATGGTGAAAGGCTGGTTAACATTCTAGATTACCATGTCATAAAGTGGTGTAAATTATATCTTGATGAATCTCAAGCTGGTTGGTCCATGCCCAATCGTAAAGAAGGATTCTATTCTGCATGGCGTCGTCTCGTACAATATGACCCGGCACTTAGTAAAAAGCAACGTGATAGACTTAAAGGTTTGCCCAATGAGGCAAATAAGGCATTACAAGAAGTCTTATTTGCACTAAAAGTTCCTATTTCAGAAGTACAGACTTATCTTGAAGGGCATTTACTCTCTTTACCTGGATGGGCAGGGATGATGTTATGGCGATCTAAACAATCAAGTCACGAGCAGGCCCTTCTAACAGAATATTTAGCAGTTCGGATATCCATGGAGTGGGCACTTGTGCAGCCTTACTTACCATTGACCAATCAACAATCTGAGAATAAGATCGCGACTGCATCCCTTATTGCTTCTTGGCTCCATTGGGTTGGACTTACCACTGAGGAATGGTCACAGTTGTCATCTGTTAAGCAAAACGAATATGTAATGTTCGCTCGTAGCTTTGATGAAAAGCTTTGCAAGAAAATCTGGTTAGAAGCTTGGGAGCAAACACAGTTAGATCGATTAAGACGGCAAATATCTTCTAACAAATGTAAGACAAAGGATAAAAAAACGTCATTAGCTCAATTTGCGTTCTGCATTGATGTTCGATCAGAACCTTTTCGTCGTCAACTTGAAAAGGAAGGTTCTTTCGAGACGATTGGAATTGCCGGTTTCTTTGGATTACCAATCGCAACTAGTAGACTAGGGAGTGATCTTAGTCACCCTTCTTTACCCGTTATCCTAAAGCCTCAGAACACTGTTAAAGAGGAAACGGGTCAGAAAGAACTCCAATCATATCTAGAACGGAAACAGGCAGTTCATTCGATTAGCAATACATTTAAAACAATGAAACAAAATGTACTCTCGAGCTTACTCTTACCTGAGTTGAGTGGACCTTGGCTAAGTTTACAAATGGTATTACGTAGTTTTATGCCAAGGAGAACAGGACATCTAATACGGAACCTTCGTGAGAGTTGGTTACGCAAACCGAATACAACACTCTCACTCCATCATGTTCATAATCAAGAGGAGTCGTTACCAATTGGTTTTTCAGAAGAAGAAAAAGTAAATTATGCTAGAAATTCTCTGAGAATGATGGGATTACTAAAGGATTTCTCACCATTAGTTGTATTTTGTGGACATGGTAGCCAAAGTACGAATAATCCTTATGCTTCTTCTCTCGACTGTGGGGCATGTGGTGGAGCTTCAGGTGGGTTCAATGCTCGGGTTTTAGCTACTCTATGTAACCTTCCAGAAGTGAGACAAGCTCTCTCTTCTGAAGGTATAACAATACCTGAAAATACCGTATTTGTTGCGGCTGAACATAATACAACGGTGGATGAGTTACATTGGATATATGTTCCTGATTTATCGGATGATGCACAGAAAGCGTTTAATCGTATCGAAGCCATCTTGCCAAGAGTGAGCCAAAATGCCAACAAAAAGCGGTTAGCCCAATTGGCACATCTTCAAAAGAAGCTTAAAAATCCGAACGCGGTAGCACACGAATTTGCGGAAGATTGGAGTGAAGTGCGTCCGGAATGGGGGTTAGCTCGCAATGCAGCTTTTATCATCGGCCAACGTGAACTAACTCAGAATTGTGACTTGGAAGGAAGAGTATTCCTCCATAATTATGATTGGAAACAGGATGAAAGTGGCGACCTCCTAGCCAGCATCATTGCTGGACCAGGAACAGTGACCCAATGGATAAACCTTCAATACTATGCTTCAACTGTTGCACCACATTATTATGGTAGTGGGAATAAAGTAACCCAAACTGTCACAGCCGGTCTAGGCGTTATGCAAGGGAATGCAAGTGATTTATTAGCTGGACTTCCTTGGCAATCCGTTATGCTATCTGATTACGAGGCTTTTCATTCTCCACTTCGCTTGCTGATTGTCATACAAGCACCTAAAGATTATGTAGAACAGTTGTTGAAAAATGATTCAATATTTCGAGAAAAAGTTCAAAATGGGTGGGTTCGACTTGCGAGTATTGATTCGGAAGGACGCTGGGAAACTTGGTAA
- a CDS encoding carbonic anhydrase has product MNLDKNQKALFVMDVDTNLDPILQELPNISPENILSIQCYGPVISSPYGDIMKSVIYAIYQENVEEIFVVVPKEKESPSGNSFSQLDSIQDHIQTLDYLFQNSNPEFQGGTVQDWLYLKGSGSENINKCVDMIQNHPLVPAQVKVRGLIVDFVDGDLLVVEVPLEKEEAKLNS; this is encoded by the coding sequence ATGAACTTAGATAAAAACCAAAAGGCATTATTTGTAATGGATGTGGATACTAATTTGGACCCTATACTACAAGAGTTACCCAACATATCTCCAGAGAATATTCTGTCTATACAGTGTTATGGACCAGTGATTTCAAGTCCATATGGGGATATTATGAAGTCTGTAATCTATGCTATTTACCAGGAGAATGTTGAGGAGATTTTTGTTGTAGTACCAAAGGAAAAAGAGTCTCCTTCTGGGAATTCATTTTCTCAACTTGATTCCATTCAAGACCATATTCAAACGTTGGATTATCTTTTTCAAAATAGCAATCCTGAATTTCAAGGTGGTACTGTCCAAGATTGGCTATATCTAAAAGGAAGTGGTAGTGAAAATATCAACAAATGCGTGGATATGATTCAAAACCATCCACTAGTCCCGGCACAGGTTAAAGTACGTGGGTTAATAGTTGATTTTGTAGATGGGGATCTTTTGGTCGTGGAAGTTCCTCTTGAGAAAGAAGAGGCAAAACTAAATTCTTGA
- a CDS encoding DUF2294 domain-containing protein yields the protein MKISKGTYESDISKAITHWEKDFLGRGSVSVKTDILRDMIIVNLQGILTPAEYTVCESKEGLLTIKKTRSELVESGIEDLKNIIFTITGEEVKSFHTDISSRTGERVMVFKLYDNLEKKLSE from the coding sequence ATGAAAATATCAAAGGGCACATATGAATCAGATATTAGTAAAGCAATTACGCATTGGGAAAAGGATTTTCTTGGGCGAGGATCAGTATCTGTTAAAACGGATATATTACGGGATATGATTATTGTGAATCTTCAGGGAATTTTAACCCCAGCAGAATATACTGTTTGCGAATCGAAAGAGGGGCTATTGACAATTAAGAAAACTCGTTCCGAATTAGTTGAGTCAGGTATAGAAGACCTGAAGAATATAATCTTCACTATAACTGGAGAGGAAGTAAAAAGTTTCCATACAGACATAAGTTCACGAACAGGTGAGAGAGTAATGGTATTTAAATTATATGATAATCTTGAAAAGAAGCTCTCAGAGTAA
- the sda gene encoding sporulation histidine kinase inhibitor Sda, with amino-acid sequence MTIKELSDQRLVDIYLKAQLKRLDKDFIEILYKEIKRRGVIYLISDTIKKADKK; translated from the coding sequence TTGACTATTAAGGAGTTGTCAGACCAACGATTGGTTGATATATATTTAAAGGCGCAGCTTAAAAGGTTGGACAAAGATTTCATTGAGATACTTTATAAAGAGATTAAGCGAAGAGGCGTTATTTACTTAATCTCAGACACAATTAAGAAAGCTGATAAGAAATAA
- a CDS encoding DUF3231 family protein produces the protein MSNGIIQLTSSEIASIWTSYMNNSMSIQLMNYLVKKVDDPEVKSIIEKGLSISTEHIAHLTEIFIQENIPIPNGFSDSDVNLNAPRLFTDSFMITYLNHMSKAGMLGYSGFLSMCARNDVRKVFKNILYLTSDLYDESSEILLKKGLFVRSPYIDYPKQKDYVDSKSYLRSLNPFSDKRPLNSIELSHLNMNIQNNLIGAKLSLSFAQTSPRKEVQNLMLRGKDISEKHVRLFSSILLDNDTQPPVSSDVSITNLTEQVFSDKLIMFHQAFLTAAGTGNYATAAAASQRSDLVINYERLSLEIGQYAKDIAYLMIDNEWLEQPPGTMDKVKLAKQKKKNDT, from the coding sequence ATGAGTAATGGTATTATTCAACTTACATCTTCAGAAATTGCTTCAATTTGGACATCCTATATGAACAATAGCATGTCAATTCAACTTATGAACTATCTAGTAAAAAAAGTTGATGACCCTGAAGTAAAATCGATTATTGAAAAAGGTCTTAGTATTTCGACGGAACACATTGCACATTTAACTGAAATATTTATCCAGGAAAACATCCCCATTCCTAATGGTTTTTCTGATAGTGATGTAAACTTAAACGCTCCTCGTTTATTTACCGATTCATTTATGATCACTTATCTAAATCACATGTCTAAAGCTGGAATGTTAGGTTACAGCGGATTTTTGTCAATGTGTGCTAGGAATGATGTTCGGAAGGTTTTCAAGAATATTCTTTATTTGACTTCAGATTTATATGATGAAAGCTCTGAAATACTACTAAAAAAGGGACTGTTTGTTCGTTCGCCTTATATTGATTATCCTAAGCAAAAAGATTATGTTGACAGCAAAAGTTACCTAAGGAGTTTGAATCCATTTTCAGATAAGCGTCCATTAAATTCAATTGAATTGTCACATTTGAATATGAACATTCAAAATAACTTAATTGGTGCTAAGTTATCATTAAGCTTTGCCCAAACCTCTCCTAGAAAAGAAGTACAAAACTTAATGTTGCGTGGTAAGGATATATCCGAAAAACATGTGCGATTATTCTCTTCTATTTTGCTTGATAACGACACCCAGCCACCTGTTTCTTCTGATGTTTCCATCACAAATTTAACAGAACAGGTTTTTTCCGATAAGTTAATAATGTTTCATCAGGCATTTCTAACTGCTGCAGGAACTGGTAATTATGCTACGGCTGCAGCTGCAAGCCAAAGAAGTGATTTAGTAATAAATTATGAACGTCTTTCACTCGAGATTGGGCAATACGCCAAAGACATTGCTTATTTAATGATCGATAATGAATGGTTAGAGCAACCTCCTGGAACGATGGACAAAGTTAAATTAGCCAAACAAAAAAAGAAAAATGATACTTAG
- the folE gene encoding GTP cyclohydrolase I FolE — protein MKETNVRQIEEAVRLILEAIGEDPNREGLLDTPKRVAKMYSEVFSGLEDDPKTYFETIFSEDHEELVLVKDIPFYSMCEHHLVPFFGHAHVAYLPKGGKVTGLSKLARAVEAVAKRPQLQERLTATVADSIVESLEPHGVMVVVEGEHMCMTMRGVKKPGAKTVTMAVRGVFEEDHTKRAEVLSFIKN, from the coding sequence ATGAAAGAAACGAACGTTCGTCAAATTGAAGAAGCAGTGAGACTGATTTTAGAAGCGATTGGTGAAGATCCCAACCGTGAGGGATTACTGGACACTCCGAAACGAGTGGCAAAAATGTATAGTGAGGTTTTTAGTGGACTAGAGGATGATCCCAAAACCTACTTTGAAACCATTTTTTCTGAAGATCACGAAGAACTTGTCTTAGTAAAGGATATCCCCTTTTATTCAATGTGTGAGCATCATCTAGTTCCTTTCTTTGGGCATGCACATGTCGCTTATCTTCCAAAGGGAGGAAAAGTTACTGGCCTAAGTAAGTTAGCTAGAGCAGTTGAGGCTGTAGCCAAGCGACCACAACTTCAAGAGCGTCTTACCGCTACGGTAGCGGATTCTATTGTAGAATCATTAGAACCACACGGTGTAATGGTTGTGGTAGAAGGAGAGCACATGTGTATGACCATGAGAGGGGTCAAAAAACCAGGTGCTAAAACGGTTACCATGGCTGTTAGAGGAGTCTTTGAAGAAGACCATACAAAACGAGCAGAAGTATTATCTTTTATAAAGAACTAA
- the mtrB gene encoding trp RNA-binding attenuation protein MtrB: protein MQRNINSDHIIIKAEQDGVQVIGLTRGSDTRFHHSEKLDTGEVMIAQFTEHTSAIKVRGKAKIISSYGEIEAGK, encoded by the coding sequence ATGCAAAGGAATATAAATTCAGACCATATTATTATAAAAGCAGAGCAAGACGGTGTTCAGGTTATCGGCTTAACTCGGGGAAGTGACACTAGATTTCACCATTCTGAAAAGCTTGATACAGGTGAAGTTATGATTGCTCAATTTACAGAACATACATCAGCAATAAAAGTTCGTGGAAAAGCTAAAATTATTTCTTCTTATGGCGAGATTGAAGCCGGCAAATAG
- a CDS encoding heptaprenyl diphosphate synthase component 1, with protein MKGDGMSVIHQLTTKIIEQYKDKTNHPYVQSVIYHPTLQEEKVYILTACMHAKGLNEYEIKNKLLATMLIQSALDVHDLVENDEVHQPLIAKQMAVLAGDYYSGLYYKVLADENDISFIQLLAKGTQEVNENKIRFTQKDYSNEDGFLKILENIEASIAKSVCHFVNAPQWVSLVSYFFLLLRLISEKKCWKESKKSQVVSNFRELLFPRNQTNGITKDQERFVLNQFNQMISEVQQKLEDSINQVSNMEEEVLQKMYSVIRQHKGVAISVVEEG; from the coding sequence ATGAAGGGTGATGGCATGAGCGTAATACATCAATTAACAACAAAAATAATAGAGCAATACAAAGACAAGACAAACCATCCATATGTTCAATCCGTTATCTATCACCCAACTCTTCAAGAAGAAAAGGTATACATATTAACAGCATGCATGCATGCTAAAGGACTCAATGAGTACGAGATTAAAAATAAATTACTAGCAACCATGCTGATTCAATCTGCACTTGATGTGCATGATTTAGTTGAGAATGATGAAGTTCACCAACCACTCATTGCAAAACAAATGGCTGTCCTTGCAGGAGATTACTATTCGGGGCTGTATTATAAGGTACTAGCTGATGAAAATGATATTTCCTTTATTCAACTATTGGCAAAAGGCACACAAGAGGTAAATGAAAATAAAATTCGGTTTACCCAAAAGGACTATAGTAATGAAGATGGTTTTCTTAAGATTTTAGAAAACATTGAAGCCTCGATTGCTAAAAGTGTTTGTCATTTTGTAAATGCACCTCAATGGGTTTCATTAGTTAGTTATTTCTTTTTATTGTTACGTCTCATAAGTGAAAAGAAATGCTGGAAAGAATCTAAAAAGTCTCAAGTGGTATCAAATTTCCGTGAATTACTGTTTCCGCGGAATCAAACAAATGGTATTACAAAAGACCAGGAAAGATTCGTATTGAATCAATTCAATCAAATGATCTCAGAGGTCCAACAAAAGTTGGAAGATAGTATAAACCAGGTATCCAATATGGAAGAAGAAGTTCTACAAAAAATGTATTCAGTTATTCGGCAGCACAAAGGTGTAGCCATTTCAGTAGTGGAAGAAGGGTAA
- a CDS encoding demethylmenaquinone methyltransferase has protein sequence MTTSKEERVHKVFEKISNQYDKMNSVISFQQHIRWRKDTMKRLDVFNGASALDVCCGTGDWTIAMANAVGETGEVIGLDFSQNMLKVGQEKTKPYPNVKLIHGNAMELPFPDNHFDFVTIGFGLRNVPDYMKVLKEMNRVLKPGGKVACLETSQPTMVGFKQLYYLYFRFIMPLFGKLFAKSYQEYSWLQESARDFPGMKELKNMFESAGFENVIYKPYSGGVAAVHIGHKSRNKD, from the coding sequence ATGACTACATCAAAAGAAGAACGCGTTCATAAGGTGTTTGAAAAAATATCAAACCAATATGATAAAATGAATTCAGTAATCAGTTTCCAACAACATATTAGATGGCGGAAAGACACCATGAAACGATTGGATGTTTTTAATGGAGCATCCGCATTAGATGTATGTTGCGGGACAGGGGACTGGACGATCGCAATGGCTAATGCTGTTGGAGAAACTGGTGAAGTAATAGGACTTGATTTTAGTCAAAACATGCTAAAGGTTGGTCAAGAGAAAACAAAGCCTTACCCTAATGTTAAGCTTATACACGGTAATGCTATGGAACTTCCATTTCCTGATAATCATTTTGATTTTGTCACAATAGGATTTGGACTTAGAAATGTACCTGACTACATGAAAGTTCTAAAGGAAATGAATCGTGTATTAAAACCGGGCGGGAAAGTAGCATGTCTCGAAACATCTCAGCCTACAATGGTCGGTTTCAAGCAATTATATTATTTATACTTTCGGTTTATTATGCCATTGTTTGGTAAGCTTTTTGCCAAAAGTTATCAAGAATACTCTTGGCTGCAAGAATCTGCTCGTGATTTTCCGGGTATGAAAGAATTAAAAAACATGTTTGAATCAGCTGGCTTTGAAAACGTTATCTATAAGCCATATAGTGGTGGAGTTGCAGCGGTTCATATAGGACATAAATCCAGGAACAAGGATTAA
- the hepT gene encoding heptaprenyl diphosphate synthase component II yields MKLKPLYSFLQGDISKIEKELEQAIQSRSSLIEEASLHLLQAGGKRIRPVFVLLAGQFGNYNIETMKKVAVALEMIHMASLVHDDVIDEADLRRGRPTIKAKWNNRVAMYAGDFMMGRSLEVFTLIEKPKAHQILADTIVQVCIGEIKQIEDKYRFDQHLKDYLRRIKRKTALLIAASCQIGAIAAEVDEDIHEKLYLYGYYVGMAYQITDDILDFTGTEKQLGKPAGGDLLQGNITLPVLFARQNPEFRAKLEKVHENMDRNDLKEIIDDLQTSGAIQKSWEVSNQYLQKALKVLSTLPNNRANRTLKNIALYIGKRDY; encoded by the coding sequence ATGAAACTAAAGCCTCTCTACTCTTTTCTTCAAGGGGATATTTCAAAAATTGAAAAAGAACTAGAACAAGCCATTCAGTCGCGTTCTTCGCTAATTGAGGAAGCTTCACTACATTTATTACAAGCAGGGGGAAAACGAATTCGCCCTGTTTTTGTGTTACTAGCAGGCCAATTTGGGAATTACAATATAGAGACTATGAAAAAAGTAGCTGTAGCTCTAGAAATGATTCATATGGCTTCTTTGGTACACGACGATGTAATTGATGAGGCTGATTTAAGACGTGGAAGACCAACCATAAAAGCAAAGTGGAATAACCGTGTAGCCATGTATGCTGGTGATTTCATGATGGGTCGGTCTTTAGAGGTCTTTACCTTAATTGAGAAACCAAAAGCGCATCAAATATTGGCTGATACGATTGTCCAAGTTTGTATTGGGGAAATCAAACAAATAGAAGATAAATATAGGTTTGATCAGCATCTAAAAGATTATCTAAGAAGAATTAAGAGAAAGACAGCTCTATTGATTGCAGCGAGTTGTCAAATTGGAGCAATTGCAGCAGAAGTTGATGAAGATATTCACGAGAAGCTGTATTTGTATGGTTATTACGTCGGTATGGCATACCAGATTACGGATGATATTCTAGATTTCACAGGTACTGAAAAACAACTAGGAAAACCTGCTGGGGGCGATCTTTTACAAGGTAATATTACATTACCAGTGTTGTTCGCGAGGCAAAATCCAGAATTCAGAGCGAAACTAGAAAAGGTTCATGAAAATATGGATCGCAATGATTTAAAAGAGATCATAGATGATCTTCAGACTTCTGGGGCAATCCAAAAATCATGGGAAGTCAGTAATCAATACCTACAAAAGGCGTTAAAGGTATTAAGTACACTGCCGAATAATAGAGCCAATAGAACGTTAAAAAATATCGCTTTATACATCGGAAAAAGGGATTACTGA
- the ndk gene encoding nucleoside-diphosphate kinase codes for MEKTFLMVKPDGVQRNLIGEIVARFEKKGFQLVGAKLMSIPRELAETHYGEHKERPFFGELVDFITSGPVFAMVWQGENVIATARQMMGSTNPKDAQPGTVRGDYAVTVGKNIIHGSDSPESAEREISIFFKSEELVDYSNVSNEWIY; via the coding sequence ATGGAAAAAACTTTCTTAATGGTTAAACCAGATGGTGTACAAAGAAATCTTATCGGTGAAATCGTTGCTCGTTTTGAGAAAAAGGGCTTCCAATTAGTTGGAGCGAAACTAATGAGCATTCCACGTGAGTTAGCTGAAACTCACTATGGTGAACATAAAGAGCGTCCTTTCTTCGGAGAGCTAGTTGACTTTATTACTTCTGGTCCTGTTTTTGCTATGGTTTGGCAAGGAGAGAATGTAATTGCTACTGCTCGTCAAATGATGGGTTCTACAAACCCTAAAGATGCACAACCAGGAACAGTTCGTGGAGACTATGCCGTAACTGTTGGTAAAAACATCATCCACGGTTCTGACTCCCCAGAAAGTGCTGAAAGAGAAATCTCTATCTTCTTCAAATCCGAAGAGTTAGTAGACTATTCAAACGTAAGTAACGAGTGGATCTACTAA